In one window of Oncorhynchus gorbuscha isolate QuinsamMale2020 ecotype Even-year linkage group LG23, OgorEven_v1.0, whole genome shotgun sequence DNA:
- the LOC124011240 gene encoding serine protease inhibitor Kazal-type 1-like, producing the protein MARETQTYRLTTPSHTFTETMKLTILLCAIVLLSLSVFAMDEERRPQPREPQCEVYEGGMCSREFDPVCGSDGNTYTTECVLCRENKLKHKQVLVKHGGVCEA; encoded by the exons ATGGCAAGGGAAACACAAACCTACAGACTCACAACTCCAAGCCATACCTTCACAGAGACTATGAAGCTGACAATACTGCTCTGTGCGATCGTactcctctcactctctg TTTTTGCCATGGATGAAGAAAGACGCCCACAGCCCAGAGAG CCTCAGTGCGAGGTGTATGAAGGTGGCATGTGCTCCAGAGAGTTTGATCCTGTGTGTGGGAGCGATGGCAACACGTACACCACCGAGTGTGTGCTGTGTCGTGAGAACAA GCTTAAACACAAGCAAGTCCTGGTCAAGCATGGAGGAGTGTGTGAGGCATAA
- the LOC124010836 gene encoding nucleotide exchange factor SIL1-like — MLTGCLRKGSKSTRLKMALMLLVLSCQFVHVLSEKSSSALTVVESTETSLDDEDAHHMEEEGDPEDLDVFRPTDQWQSLKPGQAVPRGSHVRLNLQTSQREVKLGEHQILKYQIDGQRQGKENTPGPSFNAEELKKALKNIKEGVDPETSDKEKEEKEALRAQFRPMEELKRDMAKLDMLMESDFQVISRLMSQFNSSNTTVEEKIKALHDLEYLVHQVDNAQNLASRGGLKLVVDALNSTDYRLQESAAFVLGSALSSNPVVQVEAVESGTLQKLLMLLATPRPMSVKKKALFAVASLLRHFPFAQSHFLRLGGLQVLGDLFRASEGGALRVRIVTILYDMINEKELISQTGLDPIPDASHNERLRQYAQVSLMPLLAEQGWCSLVPELLASPEHDWKEKALRTILAMMPHCQTQYRQDYTLSSSLHTLQEQYQELVLSEQVLGDEDGYFGEILALLETVLLKLK; from the exons ATGTTGACCGGATGCCTGAGAAAAGGAAGTAAATCTACCAGGCTGAAGATGGCACTCATGCTCTTAGTACTGAGTTGTCAATTCGTCCATGTTCTCAGCGAAAAA TCTTCCTCTGCGTTGACTGTTGTGGAGAGCACTGAGACCAGCCTGGATGATGAGGATGCGCACCACATGGAGGAAGAGGGCGATCCTGAGGATTTGGATGTATTCCGTCCCACGGACCAGTGGCAGTCTCTCAAACCag GCCAGGCAGTCCCAAGGGGTTCTCACGTAAGGCTCAACCTCCAGACAAGCCAGAGGGAGGTCAAACTTGGGGAACATCAGATTCTCAAATACCAGATCGATGGACAAAG ACAGGGGAAGGAGAACACACCAGGCCCATCCTTCAATGCTGAGGAGCTGAAGAAGGCTCTGAAAAATATAAAAGAAGGAGTGGATCCCGAAACTAGTGACAAAGAAAAAGAAGAGAAG GAGGCGCTCAGAGCCCAGTTTCGTCCCATGGAGGAGCTGAAAAGAGACATGGCCAAACTGGACATGCTGATGGAGTCAGACTTTCAGGTTATTAGCAGACTGATGTCCCAATTCAACAGCTCAAACACCACTGTGGAGGAGAAGATAAAAGCTTTACATGACCTAGAGTACCTTGTTCATCAG GTGGACAATGCCCAGAACTTGGCATCTAGGGGAGGATTGAAGCTTGTGGTTGATGCTTTGAACAGCACAGACTATCGCCTTCAGGAGAGTGCTGCTTTTGTCTTGGGGTCAGCTCTGTCAAG TAACCCGGTGGTGCAGGTGGAGGCGGTTGAAAGTGGTACTCTGCAGAAGCTGTTAATGTTACTCGCCACACCACGACCCATGTCTGTTAAAAAGAAG GCGTTGTTTGCTGTGGCCTCTTTGCTACGTCACTTCCCCTTTGCCCAAAGCCACTTCCTGAGGCTGGGTGGGCTGCAGGTGTTGGGGGATCTTTTCCGAGCTTCCGAAGGTGGGGCCCTCCGTGTGAGGATTGTAACCATACTCTATGACATGATCAATGAGAAG GAGCTGATTTCTCAGACTGGACTTGACCCCATTCCAGATGCTTCTCACAACGAGCGGTTGCGGCAGTATGCACAGGTCTCCCTCATGCCACTGTTGGCAGAGCAGGGCTGGTGCAGCCTGGTGCCTGAACTGTTGGCCTCCCCAGAGCACGACTGGAAGGAGAAGGCCCTGAGAACTATCCTGGCCATGATGCCTCACTGCCAGACTCAGTATCGGCAGGACTacaccctgtcttcctccctccacaCCCTACAGGAGCAGTACCAGGAACTGGTGCTCTCAGAGCAGGTCCTCGGAGATGAGGATGGGTACTTTGGGGAGATCCTGGCTCTGTTGGAGACAGTGCTGCTGAAACTGAAGTGA